One part of the Arabidopsis thaliana chromosome 1 sequence genome encodes these proteins:
- a CDS encoding transmembrane epididymal protein (DUF716) (Family of unknown function (DUF716); FUNCTIONS IN: molecular_function unknown; INVOLVED IN: biological_process unknown; LOCATED IN: endomembrane system; EXPRESSED IN: 20 plant structures; EXPRESSED DURING: 10 growth stages; CONTAINS InterPro DOMAIN/s: Protein of unknown function DUF716 (InterPro:IPR006904); BEST Arabidopsis thaliana protein match is: Family of unknown function (DUF716) (TAIR:AT1G55230.1); Has 395 Blast hits to 395 proteins in 46 species: Archae - 0; Bacteria - 0; Metazoa - 157; Fungi - 0; Plants - 236; Viruses - 0; Other Eukaryotes - 2 (source: NCBI BLink).), with protein sequence MGTFLGHFVPGLSLALLGLWHLFNTIRSYCLKGPEAFSAKFWFPFPKLKHLELILILFFSFLSITLLTLDFPNFNFSSLKPDNLEHASMFLHLIIFACFALFCELTLCSDLFSGLIGVLSASVFAQELFLLHFHSTDHSGLEGHYHFLLQLIAFVSFSSALASASFPKSFSAALFLPISVMFQGCWFLNMGFMLWIPEYVPRGCVSNMSTSTDNNRRSVYHSGAVACESPGAEIRAKALANLQFSWMLSAILIITCALCLKYSGKVVLPKIRSSLEYERLCRQGSDRSATVTVEAPASSDQQ encoded by the coding sequence ATGGGAACGTTCTTAGGACACTTTGTGCCTGGTCTCTCACTTGCTCTTCTTGGTCTTTGGCATCTCTTCAACACCATAAGATCTTACTGTCTTAAAGGCCCTGAAGCTTTCTCTGCAAAATTCTGGTTCCCTTTCCCTAAACTCAAACATCTTGAGCTTAtcttgattctcttcttctccttcctctccatcactctcctcACCCTAGATTTCCCTAATTTCAACTTCTCCTCTCTCAAACCAGACAACCTAGAACATGCTTCCATGTTCCTCCACCTCATTATCTTTGCGTGTTTCGCTCTCTTCTGCGAGCTAACCCTTTGCTCAGATCTCTTCTCCGGTCTAATCGGAGTTCTTTCTGCCTCTGTCTTCGCTCAAgaactcttccttcttcattttcattccACTGATCATTCAGGTCTTGAAGGTCACTACCATTTCCTTCTCCAACTCATTGCTTTCGTCTCCTTCTCCTCGGCGCTAGCTTCTGCTTCGTTCCCTAAATCCTTCTCTGCGGCTCTATTCCTCCCGATATCGGTTATGTTTCAAGGATGCTGGTTCTTGAACATGGGGTTCATGCTTTGGATCCCAGAGTATGTTCCTAGAGGTTGCGTGAGTAACATGTCAACATCTACAGACAATAATAGAAGGAGTGTTTATCATAGTGGTGCGGTGGCTTGTGAGTCCCCTGGTGCTGAGATTAGGGCAAAAGCATTGGCGAATCTGCAGTTTAGTTGGATGTTGTCTGCTATACTTATCATTACATGTGCCTTGTGCCTCAAGTATTCCGGTAAAGTTGTGTTGCCTAAGATTAGGTCATCGTTGGAGTACGAGCGTCTTTGCCGGCAAGGAAGTGATCGTTCTGCAACCGTAACGGTGGAAGCACCGGCCAGTTCCGATCAACAATAG